A window from Physeter macrocephalus isolate SW-GA chromosome 11, ASM283717v5, whole genome shotgun sequence encodes these proteins:
- the LOC102987272 gene encoding 2-iminobutanoate/2-iminopropanoate deaminase-like — protein MSPLIRKVISTTKAPAAIGPYSQAVLVDRTIYISGQLGMDPASGQLVPGGVAEEAKQALTNMGEILKAAGCDFTNVVNITVLLADINDFNTVDDIYKQYFQSSFPARAAYQVAALPKGGRVEIEAVAVQGPLMTASL, from the coding sequence ATGTCACCTTTGATCAGAAAGGTGATCAGCACCACGAAAGCCCCAGCAGCCATTGGTCCCTACAGTCAGGCTGTGTTAGTCGACAGGACCATTTACATTTCAGGACAGCTAGGCATGGATCCTGCAAGTGGACAGCTTGTGCCAGGAGGGGTGGCAGAAGAGGCTAAACAAGCTCTTACAAACATGGGTGAAATTCTGAAAGCAGCAGGCTGTGACTTCACAAATGTGGTAAATATAACTGTTTTGCTGGCTGACATAAACGACTTCAATACTGTTGAtgacatctacaaacaatatttCCAGAGTAGTTTTCCTGCAAGAGCTGCTTACCAGGTTGCTGCTTTGCCCAAAGGAGGCCGTGTTGAGATTGAAGCAGTAGCTGTCCAAGGACCTCTCATGACAGCATCACTCTAA